Genomic window (Granulicella arctica):
GAATCTGGACCGGGGGTGGTGCCTGGTGGCCGGAGTTTTCAGCCGTACCGTGATCTGGGGCAAACGAGGCCATGAACGCTTTTCCTTTCTATTCCGATGCTGCGAAGCTGGTACTTTGTCGCAGTGTGGAGTTGCGTTTATCGGTAGCTGGCAGCCTGCATCTCGAACATTCCTGCGTAGACGCCTGCGCGCTCCATAAGTTGCAGGTGATTGCCCTCTTCGATGAGGCGGCCTCCGGCGAGGACGACGATGCGGTCAGCCATCCGGACGGTGGAGAATCGGTGCGAGATCAGGAGAGCCATCTTGCCTTCAGTGAGTTCGGCGAAACGCTCGAAGACCTCGAGTTCGCTGCGAGCGTCGAGGGCGGCGGTCGGCTCATCGAGGATGAGGAGGTCGGCGTCCCGGAGATAGGCCCGGGCGAGCGCAATCTTCTGCCATTCGCCACCGGAGAGTTCGACGCCTCCCTCAAAGCGACGGCCGAGAACCTGGTCATAGCCGCCAGCAAGCTTCGCAACGACGGTGTCGGCGAGGCTCTTGTGGGCGGCCGATTCGATGTCGGCCTGCTGGTGAGGCTGGTCGACACGACCCACGGCGATATTTTCCCGGGCGGTCATCTCGAAGCGCATGAAGTCCTGGAAGATGACCCCGATGTGCCGGTGCAGATCCTCGAGGGAGTACTCGCGGAGATCAACTCCGTCGAGCAGAATACGTCCTTCTGTCGGGTCGTAGAGCCGGGTGATCAGCTTGACGACGGTTGTCTTGCCCTGGCCATTCTCGCCAATAAGGGCAATGCGTTCGCCGGGATGCAGGTGAAAGTTGAAGTTGCTGAGAACGGTTCGGTTGGTACCGGGGTAGGTGAACGATACGTTCTGAAACTCGAAGCCGAGTTTGATTGGCTCGGGCGCCTTCAGACCATTTGGCTTCGAGCGCACGGTCGGTTCCATCTCGAAAAACGCGAGGAGATCCGTGAGGAAGAGCGCCTGATCCGCGATACCGGATGCGGTGGAAAAGACCTGCTGGAGATTTGAACTTGCCTGCTGGATGGCCGCAGTGAGGAAGCTGAACTGGCCAAGGTCGTATCCGCTGTTGAGCGTGCGCCAAATGACGTAGACATAGGCGCCGTAGTAGCCCAGCGTTCCGATGATGCCGAGCAGACCGCCGACGATCAGTTTTGAGCGGGAAAGGGCTACATCTTCTACGTAGATCTGGTCGGCAAGCGCCTGAAAGCGGTCGGTGAAGAATTTGTTCAGGCCAAAGAGCTTGACCTCCTTCGCGCCCTCGCGGCTGCCGGCGACCTGGCGAAGGTAGTCCATGGTGCGTTTGGCGGTGGTCTGGCGGAAGTTCTTTGCGTAACCCAGAAAGGCGTAGTGGGTCTCTCCAAGGAACGACGGGATAACGCCGAGAGCAAGCAGAAGGATCAACCACGGCGATGCCCAGGCGAGTGCGACAGAAAAAACCAGCGTGGTGATGACCTGCTGGAAGAGTCGGCCCATCTGCTGGATCATGGCGAGCCGGTCAGTCGCCTGAACACGAGCACGCTCGAGCCGATCGTAGAAGACCGGATTCTCGTAGGTGGTCAGATCGAGCCGGGCTGCCTGCTCCATGACCCGCACGCTGACGTGCTGGGTGTAGCGATTGGCAAGGAGCGAGTCCGAGTAGTCGATCGCACGGGTGATGAGGCCGAGGCCTACGTTGAGGACTACTTCAGCAGCGACCAGCTTCCAAAAGAGCGGATCAAGGGGCTGATGACGGAGGACCCCCGCAATATCCTGAATGATGAGGGCTGCGACCTTCGCGATACCGTACGGAAGTACCGCAACAACAATGCGAAGGATGAGGCCCCAAGTCACAACGGAGGGTCCGGACTCCCAGAGGATGTACAGCACAGGGGGCATATTGCGGAGGGCGCGGAGCCGCTCCCGCCATGGGCTTTCCTGCTGTACCTCGGCTTTTTCTTCGGTCATTCGGCCTATCTGAACGGAACAAGATTTGGTGGTCTGCTTATGTGATGCCGAGATACCACCTCTTGTTGGATAGTACGGGAGATTAGAGTGCCAGCCCCCACATCGTCCTCAGATTCATCGAGTTGCGTGGAAGCGCAGACGGACGTAGTCGGCGGTCCATTCATCGTGGAGGTCGGCCAGGATGGGCCGAAGCAGAGCGACTGTCCGCTCGACGGCGAGAGCACGGTCTGCTGCTGGAAGGAGGTCGAGGATGCCGTTGCGGAAGGTATTAAGCCAGATCGCCATGCCATCCGCACCACCGGCCAGTGGGGTCGGGCGAGGAATGAGTTCGAGCGACTGGACCGTGAAGCCCGCTTGCTCCAGAAGATGGCGGTAATGAGCCGGAGAGGGAAAGAAGGAGGCTGCGGCGGTCTCGGCGTCGATGCCGAAGGGTTCAAGGACGGCCTGAAGTGCAGTACGGATGGCGGCGATGTTTCCCTGGCCACCCATCTCGGCGACGAATCGGCCACCCGGTCGCAAGGCACGGTGGACGCCATCGAGGACGGCTGTCGCGTCAGTGATCCAGTGAAGAGCAGCGTTCGAGAAGACGGCATCAAATTCGGCTTCATAAGGAAGAGCCGTGGCGCTCTGATGGTCGACATTGAGTCCGCGAGCGCGAGCGGCTGCGACCATCGTGGGCGATGCGTCGACTCCGGTGACGATCGCGCCAGTTGCCGCCAGCCTCTCCGTGAGCGCGCCATCGCCGCAGCCGAGATCGAGGATATGCTCTCTGGGCTGCGGAGCAAGGAGTTCGAAGACTCCACCGGCCATGTTGGCGACGAAGCGGCCATGGGCGGCATAGGCAGTGGTGTTCCAGGTTTGACCGATGGTAGAAGTGGACATGGATGATTGTGGCTTGCGCCGAGTCATATAGCGAACAGGATAAGAAGTTCTAACGCCGGGATAAGACCCGGTGGCTATGCAGGTGGGAGTCGATTAGGATGGGCAGGTCTGGATCAGTGTGTTTGGCACCAGCCAGACTCCCGAAAGGCTGCCCAATGCAAGTAGAGGTGGCAAGGAGAACGTGCATGTCGAAGTTCTGGAACGGTCGTGATGCAATCGCGCAGGTGAGCCTGTCTGTTGTCTTGCTGGTGCAGGCTGGCTCCCTGATGGCGCAGTTGCCGTCTTTCAAGATTCCCGGTACGAAGAAGAAGCCGGACGCGAAGGCCGGGCCGCAGTTTCCGGCATGGACGGTAAAGCCGGAGTGGGTCAAGGCGCATGAGCAATTCCTCGCGAGCGACGCGCTTGCGGGTCGAGGCAGCGCAACGCGGGATGAAGAGATTGCGGCCACCTATGTGGTGTCGGAGTTCATGCAGTATGGCCTCACCCCCGCCCCTGGCTCGCAGGGCTTTCTGCAAAGTATTGACGTTGTTGCGCCGACGCTCGACGGCAAGGCATCGCTTGCGGCTGGCGGCGTGGTTCTGACGGAGGGCGACGACATGCAGGTGCTGTACTCGACAGGCACGAGTGTGTCCGGTTCCTTGCAACGCATCCCGGCATCTGAGGTGGGCAAGACAAAGGGGAAAAAGGATGCGGTCGTCGTCCTCACGGGTGCTCCCCTAAGCGGAGAGACGCTCCAGGGTGTGATTGGCACGCTCTTCAAAGAGGGTGTGGGCTTCGTGCTGGTGCCGAAGAGCGAAGCGACGCAGAAGTTCTTTGATCAAATCGGTGGTAAGACGCGGGTGCCGGTTAAGCTGAAGGACGATGAGAGCGCCGCTCATGGAACAACGCTGGCGTCGGTCAGCGAAGCGGCGATGAAGGGTCTGGATACCGTTCGTGAGGGTGCGAAGGTCACGCTGACCATTCATGCGGAGATCAAGCCTCGGCAGACCTTCAATGCGATCGGCTTTCTGGCGGGCAGCGATCCATCGAGTGGAACGATCCTGCTGACCGCTCATCTCGATCATCTCGGTGTGGGGGCGGCTGTCAATGGCGATGCGATCTACAACGGCGCGAATGATGACGCGGCGGGGACGACCGCCGTTCTGGAACTGGCGCATGTACTGGCTGCAGGGCCGAAGCTGAAGCGCAGCATCCTCTTCGTCTGCTACGGCAGTGAGGAGTCGGGTGAGTTGGGGTCCGAGTATTTTGGCAAACATCCACCGGTCCCGCTCAAGGATCTGGTGGCCAATCTGGAGTTCGAGATGATTGGCAATCAGGACCCCAAGATGCCGCCGGGAACCTTATTGCTGACGGGCTTTGATCGCTCCAACCTGGGTTCCACGTTGAAGGAGCATGGCGCAAAGGTCGGGCCCGATCCTTATCCGGAGCAGCACTTCTTCGAGCGGTCGGATAACTACCAGTTGGCGCTCGAGGGCGTTGTTGCTCATACGGCTGCCGGGTGGGGCACGCCGCTGACCTACCACCAGCCGAACGACGATCTGGCTCATCTGGACATCAACTTTATGACGGCGGCGATTCAGTCGCTGATCGATCCGCTGCGATGGCTGGCGACGAATGAATTCAAGCCAGCCTGGTTTCCGGGAATGCAGCCAAAGCGATAATGCGGTTTAGACGTTGGAGAAGAGGACTATGGGTCAGGTAGAAGCTGCAGTTGAATTTGCTCATGCGCAAGGGCCGCGGTTCGTTGAGGAGTTGAAGGCGCTGTTGCGGATTCCTTCGGTCTCGACCTTGCCGGAGCACGCGGGCGATGTGCGGAAGGCGGCGGAGTTCTGCGCGGAAGAACTGAAGCGCATCGGCATGGACAACATCCGTCTGATCGAAACTGCGACCGCGGAGCGAACGGGTGGACATCCGCTGGTCTATGCGGATCACCTCCACGCGGAGGGTAAGCCAACCGTACTGTGCTATGGCCACTATGACGTTCAGCCTGCGGAGCCGCTCGACGAATGGAAGTCGCCGCCGTTTGAACCGACCGAACGGGATGGAAATCTCTACGCGCGTGGCGCGGTGGATGACAAGGGGCAGATGTGGATGCACATCAAGGCGCTGGAATCACTGCTGGTTGCAGGAGGCGGCAAATTGCCGGTCAACGTCCGCGTGATTCTTGAAGGCGAAGAAGAGGTCGGTGGAGAGGGAATCGCCAGCTACCTGCGGGATCATGGCGAGGCGCTTAAGGCAGATGTAGCGCTGGTATCGGATACGGAGATGTTTGCACCAGAGCTTCCGACGTTGTGCGTTGGCTTGCGCGGGATGATCTATACAGAGATCGAGGCTCGTGGCGCGAGGACGGACCTGCACTCGGGCATGTACGGTGGCGCCGCCCCGAATCCGTTTATCGCCCTGGCACAGGTGATTGCGAAGCTCAAGGATGAGGATGGCAAGATCCTGATTCCTGGCTTCTACGACACGGTTCAGGTGCCGACCGCCGATGAGTTGAAGGCTTGGACGCAACTGCCGTTCGATGAGGAGCACTATCGTGCGACCGAGGTTGGTTCTGTTGCGCTGACCGGGGAGCCGGGGTACAGCGTCATGGAACGGACATGGGCGCGACCGACCCTCGACGTCCACGGAATGCCCGGCGGCTTTATCGGTACAGGCGCGAAGACGGTCATTCCCGCCAAGGCTACGGCAAAGGTTAGCCTGCGGTTGGTGCCCGATATGACGCCGGCCGAGAGCTTTGGTCAATACAAGGCATTTGTGGAGTCAATTACGCCGAAGGGAATTGAACTTGAGGTACGGCTCATCCACTCCGGCGACCCCATCGTGGTGAGTACCGACAACGCGTATGTGCGGGCGGCGGTGGCGGCGATGCGGGAGGTCTTTGGGAAGGAGACCGTCTTTGTGCGAGGCGGGGGATCGATCCCGGTCGTCGGCGACTTTGTGCGCAACCTCAAGATTCCGACGGTTCTGATGGGCTTCGGGTTGCCGGACGACAATCTGCATGCCCCGAATGAGAAGTTCCACCTGGCGAACTTCCACAGGGGTATCGAATCGATCGTACGGTTCCTGGTTGGCGTGGGAGTGTGATGGCACCGCTTGCGATCAGCGGGTATGTCCTTGCTGGCGGGAAGAGCTCCCGGATGGGGCGGGATAAAGCACTTCTCGAGTTGGACGGGCATCCGCTCGTGGAGCATGCGGTCCGCAAGCTGCGAACATTCTGCAGCGACGTTCACATTCTGAGTAGCCAGCCAGAGCTCGAAATCTTCGCACCACTGGTAGCCGATATCCACCCCGGTTGTGGCCCGCTCGGAGGAATCGAGACCGCGCTGCTCCACGCCACGCACGCGTGGAGCATCTTCCTTCCGGTCGATATGCCCTTTCTCGAAGCAGACTACCTTGCACAATGGGCAGCGGGGGTGATCGCCGCACGCGATGCACGCCTGGCCTTGTTTACAGTCGGAACAAGACCGCAGCCAACGCTCTGCATGTTGCATCGAGAGCTGACGCCCTTTGTGGCAAGCGCCATGGCTCGAGGCGAATTCAAGCTGAATCCAGTGCTTGAGGGGGCAGCGCAGAGTCTCGTTACGGACAAGCGGCTAACTATTGATACGGTTTTTCTCAATCGGCAGGTGCCTGAGGGGGACATGTTCACGAATCTCAATACGCCGGAGGAGTTTGCTCTGGGGCGGCAGCGTTGGAAGGCCGAAACGCTCCCGACCGGTAGTGCATCATAAGAGGTATAGACAGCAAAAGATTTGAGGCAAGCGGATGAGCGAGCAGGACGACGCACTCAATGGATCATCGAGGACGGGCACGGTGAATGAGTATTCGCGCGAGCCGGAGTCGCAGAGAGCCAGGGCTGATTCGTCTGAGGCATCTTCGCCCCTGATGGCAGACGTCTCCGAAGAGGTGGCGCCTGCGATTGAGGAGTTTATGGAGCAGGCTGCCCAGCAGAACGAGGCAGCTGCGGACGAAATCCCGGACGTCAAAAACAAGCCGGGTTCATATATTTCCTTCGAAAACGTTTCAAAGGCCTTTGGCGACTTCGTTGTGCTCGAAGACGTCAGTTTTTGCGTCAACCCGGGCGAAACGCTGTGCATCCTGGGCAGGAGCGGCGTCGGTAAATCTGTATCGCTCCAGATGTTATTAGGCTTCCTGAAGCCGGACGCTGGAATGATCCGCGTCGCGGGTGAGAATATCTGCGGTTTCAGCGAGCCACAGTTGCAGGCAATCCGCCGCAAAGTGACCATGGTGTTCCAGAATGGAGCGCTCTTTGATTCAATCTCCGTTGGCGAAAACGTCGCTTTCCCCTTAAGAGAGCGGGGGGAGTTGGGCGAGGAACAGATCTTCCAAGTCGTGCGGGGTCTCCTGGAGATGGTTGGCGTCGCCGGAATGGATCATCTCCTGCCGTCCGATCTCTCAACAGGAATGAAGCGTTCTGTGGCGATTGCGCGGGCCTTGGCAGCCCAGCCGGAAGCTATTCTCTATGACGAGCCCACGACGATGGTCGATCCGCTGATGGCACACCTCCTCGGAGATCTCATCGAACGGCTCAAACAGCAGCTTCATCTCACGAGCATCGTCGTAACCCACGATATGAGATTCGCGAAGAAACTGGCGGATCGAGTTGTGTTCCTCCACCAGGGAAAGGCGCGCTTTTTTGGAACGATGGCAGAGATGGAGCAAAGCGATGACGAGGTGCTGAAAGAATTCTTAGCGCTGGACGAATTAGTGTTACCGAAGTAACCTATGCTTAGTGGCTAAAGTTAGCAAAGTGGTATCTTGCTGGTTGACAGAAGCACCGTAGAATAAGTGTTCAAGCAATACTCAGTGCTATCAACAACTTGTCACCGTTCTTTCAGGTCGTTGCTTCAATTTCTGCTGCGACTTGTGCTGCGCCAGAGCGACGCGCACCTGAGATTTCCATGTAGGTCTGCGGCTTTTTTCCCAATGTCGTGTTTGATCGAACATCACGAATGTTGTGAGACGACAAAATCGGTTGGGACTGTTTGAAAGAGGCTTTTGCTTATGGCAACACCGGACTACCTGCAGCAGGTGATTGTTTCTGGAAGGCGCCGTACGGCGGGCAGCGGTAAACGCAGTTCTGCGATGTTTGGCATCTTCCGTCGGCCTTCGGTCACCAGCCTTGTGTGGGCTTCTATCGATCTGATGACCGCTTTGCTGGCCAGCATCATCGCATTTCGTATCCGCATCGCCATGCCGTCCTTTGTTGAAGGTGTTAAGACTTCACACCACCTGTTTCCCAGTTCTCCGCATGTCTTGATCTCGTACATGGGTTGGTATGCGATCTGCCTTATTTTCTTCTCGCGGTCGTACGGTCTCTATGGACCGATACAGAACCGAGGAGGTTTGCACGAACAACGAATGACTCTGCAGGCGTCTTTAGTTGCAGGACTCCTATTGTGCGGAACGCTCTATCTGTCGCGCGGCCTGATCATGTCGCGAGCGGTCGTCATTATGACCGTCCTGCTGAGTGCGCTGCTGCTATGTGGCCGAAGAGCGATCTGGCGAAGGATGGTCTATAGCCGCTATCGCGAAGGTCTTGAGACACGAAACATCCTGATCGTGGGAGCAGGGCGGGTTGCACACGCGCTACGTAACCACCTCGAATCGTTGCGCCACATGGGTTTCAGATTCAAGGGTTTTGTAGCGCTTACCGAGCGTGAGGCGGAGTCGGGAGATGCGGATGTCATCGGCGATGTGCGGAACTGCCTTTCGCTGGCGAGATCCCTTTTTGTGGATGAAATCTTCTTCTCGGTTCCAGCCGATAAGAAGCTTGTTATTAGTCTGGTCGAAGGTGCACGTGCTGCAGGTATCGACGTTCGCGTTGTACCCGATCTTTACGACGGGCTGGCGTGGAACGCTCCGATCGAGTACATCGGCCAGTTCCCAACCATTCCCCTGCACCGCCGAGATTTTCCGCTCGGATCATTCCTCTTCAAGCGCATTCTTGATATCTCGTTGTCGACCTTTGCTCTGTTGGCTGCATCGCCGATTATGCTCGCAATTGCAATTGCGATTCGGATGGATGGCCCGGGGCCGATCTTCTACCGTGCTCAGCGAATCGGGCGCAAGGGTCGAACATTTACCTGCTTCAAGTTCCGGACTATGGTGACGAACGCAGATAAGCTCAAAGCCGATCTTGAGCACATGAATGAGCGGGCAGGCGTGCTCTTCAAGATTGCTGACGATCCGCGCGTGACCAAGATTGGCAAGATGCTGCGCAAGTATTCGCTGGACGAACTGCCGCAGTTCTACAACGTGCTTCGCGGCGATATGAGCGTAGTCGGACCGCGACCTCCGATCGCCTCCGAGGTCGAGCAGTATGATCTGGCTCACCTCCGCCGGCTCGATGTGCTGCCGGGAATTACTGGGCTGTGGCAGGTTGAAGCGCGGCAGGATCCATCGTTCGATAGCTACATCTCACTTGACTCTGCTTATGTCGAGAACTGGACGTTGTGGTTGGATTTGAAGATCTTGGCGCGAACGATCGGTGTCGTGTTCAGCGGGACAGGCTCGTAGACGATAAACTAGTGCTGTGAAGATTGCACTGGCTCAGATTAACCCGACGGTGGGGGATTTCACCGGCAACACAGCGAAGATTCTTGCGTATGCTCGGCGAGCTGCCGAGGGTGGCGCTGCGCTAGCGGTGTTTCCTGAGCTGTCAGTCTGTGGTTATCCCCCGGCTGACTTTCTCGAAAAGACTGCGTTCATCGCTCGGGCGGAGCAGGCGGTGAGGGAGCTTGCCGCCTGGACGAGCGACTCCGGCGTGGCGATTCTTTGCGGAACCGTGATGCGAGCGACGGGGATGGAAGGGAAGCGGGTGCGCAACGTCGCAGTGCTGCTTCAGTGCGGCGTGATGAGCTTTGTTCAGCAGAAGGCGCTGCTTCCGTTCTACGATGTCTTCGATGAGCAGCGATATTTTGAACCTGCGATGGAGCAGGCGCTGACTCTAGTGGGTGAGCAAACGCTGGCGATCACGATCTGCGAGGATGCCTGGAACGATAAGGGCTTCTGGCCGCAGCGCTTCTATCCTCTCGACCCGGTTGAACGGCTGATGGCTGGTTGGAACGCTGACGGGCCGCGGGTCATTCTGAACATCTCGGCGTCGCCCTACTGGCAGGAGAAGCGGCAGGTTCGCGAGGAGATGCTTGCGGCGCTGGCGCGGCGTCATGGCGCGATGGTCGCGATGGTGAATCAGGTTGGCGGGAACGACAGCCTGATCTTCGATGGTTCGTCGCTGGTGATCGGAGCCGATGGAGAAGTGGTTGCGCGGGCTGCTTCGTTTGCTGAGGATCTGGTCTTCTTCAACACGACGGCTGCGTCAAGTCAGGCGGCTAATCTGGGGCAGGAGGTGGCGGCGACCTGGGATGCGCTTGTTCTGGGGACTCGGGATTATGTACGGAAGTGCGGGTTCTCGAAGGCGCTGATCGGGTTGAGCGGTGGCATCGATTCGGCGCTGGTAGCGGCGATTGCGGTGGAGGCGCTGGGTGCGGAGAACGTGATGGGTGTCGGGATGCCGAGCGAGTACTCGTCGCCTGGCTCGAAGGATGACGCGCGGGTGCTGGCGGAGGCACTTGGGATTCGACTGGAGATGCTGCCGATCCACGATGTCTTCGAGGCGTACCAGGCGACGCTTGAACCTCTGTTCGCGGGAACGCCGTTTGGTCTGGCGGAGGAGAACCTGCAGTCGCGGATCCGTGGCGGCCTGCTGATGGCGCTCTCGAACAAATTCGGAGCGCTGGTGCTGACGACCGGAAACAAGAGCGAGATGTCAACTGGATACTGCACCCTATATGGCGACATGGTCGGTGCGCTGGCAGTGATCGGCGACGTGATGAAGACGCGGGTGTATGCGCTGTCTGCTTATGCAAATCGCGAGCGCGAGGTGATTCCGCGAACCACGATCGACAAGGCTCCTTCGGCGGAGTTGCGGCCGGAGCAGAAGGACACCGATTCGCTGCCACCTTATGAGGTGCTTGACCCGATTCTTGAGGCTTATGTTGAACGGTATCTCTCTGCCGAGCAGATTGCGGCGGAGCAGAGCGTTGATGTTCGGCTTGTACGATCGGTGCTGCAGTTGGTGGAGCGAAGTGAGTACAAGCGGCAGCAGGCTGCTCCAGTGTTGAAGGTGACGCGAAAGTCGTTCGGCATGGGTCGACGATTTCCTATAGCGGTGAAGGTTCAGGTTTAATGAGTGCAGGTTCAATTGCTGTTCGCATGAGGCGGCAGCGGAAGGCAGGGTTCTTGATTCTCAAGCATGTGATTTCGAGTGCGGTTCTGGCGAGTTCTTTTCTTGGTACGGGCTTAGTGGCCCAGACGGCGGTTCCGAAGCCTGCTGCGCCTCCTGCAGCTCCTCTGCAGTTGCAGAAGATCGGCGAACAGGGCAAGGCGGTTGATCCGTTCCCGGCTACGAATCCCAAGTTCTTTACGGCTACGTCGCCGACGACCGAGACGGTGAATGCGTTTCTGAAGACACTCTGGGGCTACGACTCCAACCGCATCTGGCGCGTTGCAGCGATCCAGACGACGGCTGCTGCGGGCGTGAGCAAGGTCACGATCTTTGTGACTGAGAAGACGCCGAACGCCAAGATACAGACGACGTCATTCTTTGTGCTGCCTGACGGTAAGCACGCGATTGCGGACCAGTCAGGCGTTGTGAACTTCGGTGCAACGCCGTTTGCTGATCTGCGCAAGACACTGCAGGATCGCGCGGACGGACCGTCGCGCGGACCAGCAAGCAAGGAACTGCTGCTCGTAGAGTTCTCTGACTTGCAATGTCCGCACTGCAAAGAGGCACAGGGCACGATGGATCAGCTGGTCAAGGACTTCCCGAACGCACGTGTGGTGTACCAGAACTATCCGCTGGTCGACATTCATCCCTCGGCGTTTGTAGCTGCGGCTTACGGCGTTTGCGTCGCCAAGCAGAAGAACGATGCGTTCTTTCCCTTTGCGCAGGCTGTGTTCGACACGCAGGCTATGTTGACTCCTGAGGACACGAAGAAGACCCTTGATGCTGCAGTGACAACGGCCGGGCTCGACCCTGCTGCCATCGCTACCTGTGCGGCTACCCCAGCCACGAAGGACGAGGTCAACTCTTCGATCAAGCTGGCCCAGGACTCCGGGATCGACCAGACGCCAATGCTTTCGGTGAACGGACATGTGCTGCCACTCGGCGGCATACCATACGAAACCTTGAAGCAGATTGTGGCCTACCAGGCGGAACTCGATGGTGTGACCACAGGAGCCACGTTGACTGGAGTTCCGTCGCTCAAGCCACGAACCACTCCTCCACCGGCTAAGCCTTAGGTCCAGCTAAAGCATTGCATCTGCTGGACTTGCGGCTAATTTTTTCATTCTAAACAGAAAGGCCCAGCGTATCGCCGGGCCTTCTTCTAATTAGCTAAGCGTATTAGGCGCTACCTAATTCACTGGTCAGTCTCGGTCAGCGGCACTAATTCAGGTTGCGTGCTACTGCTGATGCAAAACCCCAATTGTGAGCATCCACTTTTCCACCAGTTCAGGCCATGCGGTTACGGGAAGCTTGGTGCGCCGCAAGCCGAAGGCATGGCCTCCCTGTGCGTAAAGGTGCATTTCGACTGGAACTCCAGCCTGTTTCAGACCTGCGTAATAGGCGAGGACTTGCTGGACGCCATCTACGTCGTCGTCCTCATTCTGGAGGAGAAAGGTGGGCGGCGTCTGCCGGGAAAGATGACTCTTTACATCTTGCTGCAGAGCCAAACTGTTCTCACGTGATGAAAGATGCCCAGGGTAGATCGCTATGGCGAAGTCCGGTCGGCAGCTTACATCGTCCGTTGCGTCCATGCGAGGGTAGATGCGTTTGTCGAAGTGGACGCTAGTAGCCGCTACAAGGTGACCGCCCGCAGAGAAGCCGATGACGCCGATCTTGCGCGGGTCGATGTGCCACTCAGCGGCATGACGCCGAGTCAGGCTGATCGTCCTTTGAGCGTCGTCCAGAGCTTGCGGAGCCTGGGGATATGCACCTGATTTCGGAAACTTTGACGAACCGGGGACGCGGTATTTCAAGAGCACACAAGTAATTCCTCTTGCTGTAAGCCAATCACAAACCTCAGTCCCTTCCAGATCCATCGCGAGGATCTGATATCCCCCTCCGGGGAAGACGATCACGGCTGCTCCAGTGTTACCGGTCTTTGGGGGATAGACGGTCATAGTCGGCACAGAAACGCGCTCCTCCGATGTCCAGGGTTTTCCGGCTACCAGATTAGAGTCAACGTTTACGGAGTACTCCGGACCGCCGTAAACGACAGGGTGGGGCGCGGCTCCGGGCCATATCGGGACTTGCTGGTGCCCCTGCGACGGTTGCCATGGCGGGAGGTGTTGTTGCGCGACTGCGGTCGCACTCAAAAGAGCAGACGCTATAGCACGCACGGCCAATCCGCGGAAGGAATGTGGCATGAGGTACCTCTGCGGCTCCCACCTATGGAAAGGTCCGGGCTGCTTTTCTTTATTGAGTTGTCATGAGCGACCTGAGAGGCGCCTACCATCCGAGGATAAGGGATTGCTGCGAAAGTGTGATTAATGAAGCTGGTTCGTGGCCTCTGATTCTGACTTCGTTCGGGAGAGGGGAACGAAGGCGCGGCACGGATCAGTGCGGATCGTCTGGACGCAGCGTCGCTTCGGAAATGACAGAAACTGCGGGTCCTTCGAATTCGCTTAGGTAACGCAGTGGGCGTTCGGGTCGCGGACGCGGCTTAGGAGAGGTGCGGGGGTGAAGGCTCCGGCACCGTTGCCGAGCATGACATCGAAGGTGTCGCCGTCGTCGCTGTCATAGACGATGGCTAGATCCAGGATGCCGTCGCCGTTGAAGTCGGCTGCAGCGACGTGGGGGCTGGTGCCCATCATCCGGAGGGGGGAGGACCATCCGGACTGGAACTTACCCGAGTT
Coding sequences:
- a CDS encoding dipeptidase, translated to MGQVEAAVEFAHAQGPRFVEELKALLRIPSVSTLPEHAGDVRKAAEFCAEELKRIGMDNIRLIETATAERTGGHPLVYADHLHAEGKPTVLCYGHYDVQPAEPLDEWKSPPFEPTERDGNLYARGAVDDKGQMWMHIKALESLLVAGGGKLPVNVRVILEGEEEVGGEGIASYLRDHGEALKADVALVSDTEMFAPELPTLCVGLRGMIYTEIEARGARTDLHSGMYGGAAPNPFIALAQVIAKLKDEDGKILIPGFYDTVQVPTADELKAWTQLPFDEEHYRATEVGSVALTGEPGYSVMERTWARPTLDVHGMPGGFIGTGAKTVIPAKATAKVSLRLVPDMTPAESFGQYKAFVESITPKGIELEVRLIHSGDPIVVSTDNAYVRAAVAAMREVFGKETVFVRGGGSIPVVGDFVRNLKIPTVLMGFGLPDDNLHAPNEKFHLANFHRGIESIVRFLVGVGV
- a CDS encoding ABC transporter ATP-binding protein is translated as MTEEKAEVQQESPWRERLRALRNMPPVLYILWESGPSVVTWGLILRIVVAVLPYGIAKVAALIIQDIAGVLRHQPLDPLFWKLVAAEVVLNVGLGLITRAIDYSDSLLANRYTQHVSVRVMEQAARLDLTTYENPVFYDRLERARVQATDRLAMIQQMGRLFQQVITTLVFSVALAWASPWLILLLALGVIPSFLGETHYAFLGYAKNFRQTTAKRTMDYLRQVAGSREGAKEVKLFGLNKFFTDRFQALADQIYVEDVALSRSKLIVGGLLGIIGTLGYYGAYVYVIWRTLNSGYDLGQFSFLTAAIQQASSNLQQVFSTASGIADQALFLTDLLAFFEMEPTVRSKPNGLKAPEPIKLGFEFQNVSFTYPGTNRTVLSNFNFHLHPGERIALIGENGQGKTTVVKLITRLYDPTEGRILLDGVDLREYSLEDLHRHIGVIFQDFMRFEMTARENIAVGRVDQPHQQADIESAAHKSLADTVVAKLAGGYDQVLGRRFEGGVELSGGEWQKIALARAYLRDADLLILDEPTAALDARSELEVFERFAELTEGKMALLISHRFSTVRMADRIVVLAGGRLIEEGNHLQLMERAGVYAGMFEMQAASYR
- the mobA gene encoding molybdenum cofactor guanylyltransferase, with amino-acid sequence MAPLAISGYVLAGGKSSRMGRDKALLELDGHPLVEHAVRKLRTFCSDVHILSSQPELEIFAPLVADIHPGCGPLGGIETALLHATHAWSIFLPVDMPFLEADYLAQWAAGVIAARDARLALFTVGTRPQPTLCMLHRELTPFVASAMARGEFKLNPVLEGAAQSLVTDKRLTIDTVFLNRQVPEGDMFTNLNTPEEFALGRQRWKAETLPTGSAS
- a CDS encoding class I SAM-dependent methyltransferase, which gives rise to MSTSTIGQTWNTTAYAAHGRFVANMAGGVFELLAPQPREHILDLGCGDGALTERLAATGAIVTGVDASPTMVAAARARGLNVDHQSATALPYEAEFDAVFSNAALHWITDATAVLDGVHRALRPGGRFVAEMGGQGNIAAIRTALQAVLEPFGIDAETAAASFFPSPAHYRHLLEQAGFTVQSLELIPRPTPLAGGADGMAIWLNTFRNGILDLLPAADRALAVERTVALLRPILADLHDEWTADYVRLRFHATR
- a CDS encoding M28 family peptidase, giving the protein MSKFWNGRDAIAQVSLSVVLLVQAGSLMAQLPSFKIPGTKKKPDAKAGPQFPAWTVKPEWVKAHEQFLASDALAGRGSATRDEEIAATYVVSEFMQYGLTPAPGSQGFLQSIDVVAPTLDGKASLAAGGVVLTEGDDMQVLYSTGTSVSGSLQRIPASEVGKTKGKKDAVVVLTGAPLSGETLQGVIGTLFKEGVGFVLVPKSEATQKFFDQIGGKTRVPVKLKDDESAAHGTTLASVSEAAMKGLDTVREGAKVTLTIHAEIKPRQTFNAIGFLAGSDPSSGTILLTAHLDHLGVGAAVNGDAIYNGANDDAAGTTAVLELAHVLAAGPKLKRSILFVCYGSEESGELGSEYFGKHPPVPLKDLVANLEFEMIGNQDPKMPPGTLLLTGFDRSNLGSTLKEHGAKVGPDPYPEQHFFERSDNYQLALEGVVAHTAAGWGTPLTYHQPNDDLAHLDINFMTAAIQSLIDPLRWLATNEFKPAWFPGMQPKR